In Nonlabens agnitus, the DNA window CGAATTGCGTTCCAACACCCAAGGGTTCGGATTTTTAGCGTCCTCATTTGAGCGTAAGGATTTTATAGGCGTATTATTTAATGGCAATGTGTTTGAAACGGCCATCCATGGCGATGATGCACTTATGAACTTTTTTGTGCGACCTGATCATTGTGAAACTGAGGATCCTCAGGTCATATTTGATACCTTATGCCTACCGCTTTTTAGAAGATGGACGGGAATCGAATGTGATCTTGAACTTATCCATAGCCGATTTTGGCCGCAAGCGATTCCGCAAAAGGTAGTGGGACACCAGCATAAAATACAGGAAATTAAGAATTGGGAATCCAGCCACAATGGTTTTCATATCGCAGGGAACTCGGTGTACGGTGTTTCTATAGGCGACTGTATTCATGACCACATTCAAATTGCCAAAAACATTTGACCCGCGCAAGTTTCTGAAATTCAGTAATAAAAGTTATTTCTTATACCATTACTTTCTCCTATTGATTTTATCGATCTAAATTTTGCGAATTTATTTTTATTTAATCTAAATAAGGTTTTAGTTTTGCACGCTCAAAACAACTATTCATATTTAGTCTAAATAAATGAAAAATAGATTTTCACTCTTATTTCTAGTGTTAGCAAGTCTTTGTGGTACTGCCCAGCAAACGACTCAGCAAGATTCGATCAATAATCTACGTACCATCAAGCTTAGATCAAATTCTTTGTTTGGCAGTAAGTTTGAGGCGCAAAACCGTACAGGTTCTTCCTATTTCTTGTCATCAGAAGACCTTGCTAAGTTTCAATACACTGACGTGAATCGTGCGCTGCTTACCGTTCCTGGAGTCAATATTACCGAGGAAGATGGTTTTGGGCTGCGACCAAACATCTCTTTGCGTGGTACTCAAGCAGAACGATCTGCTAAAATCACGCTCATGGAAGATGGTGTGCTTATAGCTCCAGCGCCATACTCTGCTCCAGCCGCATATTATTTTCCTAACGTAGCACGTATGGAAGCCATTGAAGTCCTTAAGGGAAGTAGTCAGGTACAATACGGACCATTTACCACTGGTGGAGCCATCAACTTTGTTTCCAGCACCATACCTAACGAGCTTAAAGGCTATGCGAGAATGAACATAGGAAACTATAACTCAAAGCAAACCCAACTCAAAGTAGGTGATAGTGGCGAGCAACTGGGTTATGTGGTAGAATACCTTAACTTCAATAGTGATGGCTTTAAAAGTCTTGATGGTGGCGGCAACACGGGTTTTGACCGTAATGATTATAGCGCCAAAATACGCTACAGCACAAAAGCAGATGCTGATGTTTTTCAGTCCATAACCCTAAAGCTTCAGTACAGCGAAGGCCTAGACAATGAAACTTACCTAGGTTTGACCCAATCTGATTTTGAAACTGATCCCTATAGAAGATACTTGGGAAGTGCCGCAGACAATATCACGACAGAACACGATCAAATACAGTTAACGCACTTGATCCAACCTGCCAAAAATTTATTCATCACCACGACAGCGTACTCCAACAATTTTGCCCGCAACTGGTATAAATTGGATTATGTCAATACAGGAAACGGAAATGTCGGTCTTGCCTCTATTCTTAGAGATCCTGTTTCTAACCAAAGTGAATACCTAGCCATTTCCAGCGGCGCTGACACGGCAGAAGATGTTTTGGGCGTCAAGGCAAACAATCGCAACTATTATGGTCGTGGCATTCAATCTAAAGCCAATATTTTCTTTGGAACAACTACCAGTAGTGAATTAGAAGTAGGATTGCGTTATCATAAAGATCAAGAAGATCGTTTTCAATATGTGGATCTGTACGGTGTTGAAAACAACCAGCTCATTATCACAAGTCCAGGCACACCAGGCACAGATGCAAATAGAATAAGCGAGGCAACGGCCATTGCCGCTCACGCACTATACAAATTCAAAACAGGTAACCTGACGCTGACACCAGGATTGCGATATGAGAGCATTGAGTTGACACGCGATGATTACGGTAGTGCAGACCCAGAACGTACCGGTATCAATTTAAGCTCCAGAGAAAATACCATCGATGTGTTTATTCCGGGAATAGGCGCTAACTATAGATTCAACAACAGCATCTCACTTTTTGGAGGTGTTCATAAAGGCTTCTCACCTCCAGGTAGCGCTCCAGATGTGGATCAGGAAGAAAGCGTGAACTATGAATTGGGTAGCAGATTCAACATCGCAGGAATACGCGGTGAAAGCACGTTATTCTTCAATGATTACTCCAACCTGTTAGGAAGTGATCTAGCCGCTGCAGGTGGTGGCGGTACGACAGACCAGTTCAACGCTGGAGCTGCAAACGTAGCCGGACTTGAATTTGCATTGACCTATGACTTTCTTGAGATGAGCGACAACTGGTCGCTACCTATAAGCGTCAACTACACCTTTACAGATACCGAGTTCCGTAATGCGTTTGACAGCGATGTGTACGGAGAAGTGGAGATAGGCGACGAGATTCCCTACATCGCAAAAAACCAGTTCAACGTGCTTGCTGGTGTATCACACGATACCTTTGACATCAACCTCAACGCGAGATTTGTGGGCGCCATGAGAACGGTTGCCGGTCAAGGCACCATCCCAGCAACAGAAAAAGTGGATAGCAACTTTGTACTCGACCTTTCTGGAAGATATCATGTCAACAGCCACCTGTCGCTTACCGCAAATATTATTAATGCATTGGATAACGAATATGCCGTATCTAGACAACCTGCTGGGTTGAGACCTGGACATCCTTTTGGGATCAATGCTGGGATAATAGCTCAGTTTTAGTTCGCTTTCGCGAAAGCGAAACAACCTTCAACATTGTTTCAAGCAAAAATCGGTAGGATCACACGTCCTACCGATTTTTGTTTTTAACTCATTTTTCACGGCAAAAACCACCTCAACGGCTATCTTTCCCATTCATGAAGTACCCAAAGTTAATTGTACCCGAAAACATACGCAAAGAGGCCGAAATGGCCATGTCTTTCTATCCAGAACTAGCCGATACTGAGGTAGAATTCAAGTACAATAATATGGTGCGCAAGAATTTCATGCAGGCGCAACCTAAGTGGAAAAGCCTTTTTAGTTCCCGTAAAAATCGCGCCTACATCATCCTAATCAGCAAGAAATTCAAGGTCGAAAACAACTATTTTACCATCGATGAAATCCCAGATGACGTCCTTACCGGCTGGTTGGGTCATGAATTGGGTCACGTGATGGACTATCGTAGTAGATCTACTATTGGGATGATATTTTTTGGATTAAAGTATCTGTATTCTAAAGCACACATCAAAGAAGTAGAGCGTGCTGCAGATGATTATGCCGTGAAGCATGGAATGGGTGACTACATTTTAAAGACCAAGAATTTTATTCTTAATCACACCAGCCTGTCAGATACTTACAAAAATCACATGCGACAGTTTTACTTGTCACCAGAAGAAATTACAGACCTGATCAATAGATACGGTGAAACCGGAAGAAAACCTTCTATGGAAGAGATGAGTTAGGTAAGCCTACTTATTCAAATTTTGAACATAATCTCTAGGCGTTGAAAACTGGGACTATCCCAGTTTTTCTTTTACGAATTCTTCCCACTCGTCTTGTTTGTCCTCGCTCAAGACTTTTGCCATTTTTACCTGTCCGCCCATTTTCTTTTGTTGGGCATTCCAGGCATTGAAAAACCCTTCAGGTACTTTAGTCACCTTCACGCCTTTCAACGCCTTACTTCTAGCGACTGAGTAGTTCTTATTGGCTTCCTGTAGTTTTTCATCAAGCGATGCCGCTAGATCTTCTTCAGGAGTATCTGTAGTTGTTTCGAGGAACCACTTGTGATAAAACTCACCATCGATTTTGCGGGCATAGACGGTAAACTCTTTAAATGTCGTATTGAGCTCTTCTTGTAATTCATTCAGAGCCGTTTCCATTTTCAATACCGATAGCTGGCTGCCCACTACATTGAGGAAAAATTTGGTACGGCCAGTAATTTTGATCTCTGCGTGATTAACGTCTGTAAAAGCGATGGTGTCACCTATAAGATAACGCCATGCACCACTTACCGTAGAGATGATCAAAACATAATCCACATCTTTTTCTACTTGAGAAATATCAAGTGTCGTTACATCTTGCCTCAAGCTTCCATCTTCCAGAATATATTCAGGCTTGAAGGGAACAAATTCAAAATAGATACCGCCATCTGTAATGAGCTGCATAGCATCGGTTTCTGGGCGTTGCTGGCAGGCGATAAATCCTTCACTAGCTAGATAGGTATCCACGATAGTAACCGGTTTTGTAAAGAGTTTTTCAAAGCTCTTGCGATACGGTTCAAAGGCCACACCACCAGTAGTATAAACACTCAATGACGGCCAAACCTCGTGAATGGAATCAACCTTATGATAATCCATTACTTTTTTGAGCATTAATTCCAACCATGATGGAATACCACTTATCATGGCAATATCCCATTCGCCGGATAATTCTGCAATTTTTTGAACGCGTTCATCCCAATCTTCTATTCTGGCAATCTCTTGGCCTGGACGGTATTTACTTTCTAGAAATTCTGGAATGTTACTCGCTGCAATACCGCTTATCTCACCTACCTTGAAACCATCCACATCATCAAGATCTGTAGAGCTTCCTAATGCCAGTGCTTCTTTTTCAAAAACCTCTGCATCCAGTTCAAAGTTAGTAAGAGCGCTTACCTGTCTTGTCCCAGCAGAGCTTATCGCGTCCAGCATATCATCAGTCACTGGAATCATTTTGCTTTTCTTGCCAGTGGTACCACTACTGCGTGCCATATAGCCAGGCATGCCTGGCCAGGTTACATTTTCCTCACCATTTTTGATTCTGCTCCACCATTTTTCATCCATGCTGTTATAATCGTGAAACGGGACCGCATTGTCAAAAGCCTCGTGAAGATCATCTTCCTTTAGGATAGAGTTAAAATCATATTCTTTTCCAAAAGCCGTATCAGCAGCCTTCTCCAGCAATTTCTTAAGCACCTTTTCTTGAGCTGTTTTATGATCATCTACATGAGTGAAAAATTCATGGATGTTAAGTGCAGCTTTAATAATAGGTCCCAGGATAGCCATAAGGTAAGATTTTGATCCAAAAATAAGGTTATTGATTGTGCGATAATTCGCAATGCTCAAAAGTTAATATAGCTTTAACCAAAGACTAATGGAGCACGGCCTT includes these proteins:
- a CDS encoding GH3 family domain-containing protein codes for the protein MAILGPIIKAALNIHEFFTHVDDHKTAQEKVLKKLLEKAADTAFGKEYDFNSILKEDDLHEAFDNAVPFHDYNSMDEKWWSRIKNGEENVTWPGMPGYMARSSGTTGKKSKMIPVTDDMLDAISSAGTRQVSALTNFELDAEVFEKEALALGSSTDLDDVDGFKVGEISGIAASNIPEFLESKYRPGQEIARIEDWDERVQKIAELSGEWDIAMISGIPSWLELMLKKVMDYHKVDSIHEVWPSLSVYTTGGVAFEPYRKSFEKLFTKPVTIVDTYLASEGFIACQQRPETDAMQLITDGGIYFEFVPFKPEYILEDGSLRQDVTTLDISQVEKDVDYVLIISTVSGAWRYLIGDTIAFTDVNHAEIKITGRTKFFLNVVGSQLSVLKMETALNELQEELNTTFKEFTVYARKIDGEFYHKWFLETTTDTPEEDLAASLDEKLQEANKNYSVARSKALKGVKVTKVPEGFFNAWNAQQKKMGGQVKMAKVLSEDKQDEWEEFVKEKLG
- a CDS encoding TonB-dependent receptor family protein produces the protein MKNRFSLLFLVLASLCGTAQQTTQQDSINNLRTIKLRSNSLFGSKFEAQNRTGSSYFLSSEDLAKFQYTDVNRALLTVPGVNITEEDGFGLRPNISLRGTQAERSAKITLMEDGVLIAPAPYSAPAAYYFPNVARMEAIEVLKGSSQVQYGPFTTGGAINFVSSTIPNELKGYARMNIGNYNSKQTQLKVGDSGEQLGYVVEYLNFNSDGFKSLDGGGNTGFDRNDYSAKIRYSTKADADVFQSITLKLQYSEGLDNETYLGLTQSDFETDPYRRYLGSAADNITTEHDQIQLTHLIQPAKNLFITTTAYSNNFARNWYKLDYVNTGNGNVGLASILRDPVSNQSEYLAISSGADTAEDVLGVKANNRNYYGRGIQSKANIFFGTTTSSELEVGLRYHKDQEDRFQYVDLYGVENNQLIITSPGTPGTDANRISEATAIAAHALYKFKTGNLTLTPGLRYESIELTRDDYGSADPERTGINLSSRENTIDVFIPGIGANYRFNNSISLFGGVHKGFSPPGSAPDVDQEESVNYELGSRFNIAGIRGESTLFFNDYSNLLGSDLAAAGGGGTTDQFNAGAANVAGLEFALTYDFLEMSDNWSLPISVNYTFTDTEFRNAFDSDVYGEVEIGDEIPYIAKNQFNVLAGVSHDTFDINLNARFVGAMRTVAGQGTIPATEKVDSNFVLDLSGRYHVNSHLSLTANIINALDNEYAVSRQPAGLRPGHPFGINAGIIAQF